Proteins co-encoded in one Xiphophorus hellerii strain 12219 chromosome 10, Xiphophorus_hellerii-4.1, whole genome shotgun sequence genomic window:
- the pdpk1b gene encoding 3-phosphoinositide-dependent protein kinase 1 codes for MARATSQMYDVVPIQPNVAICSCSHPSMARNHPDSCSPLAIPSTSSSHCPNMEGSSPQPCAVGAPSGSQSADGHVQPAAQTLQPRKKKPEDFKFGKILGEGSFSTVVLARELATAKEYAIKILEKRHIMKENKVQYVKRERDLMSNLEHPFFVKLYFTFQDDEKLYFGLSYAKNGELLKYIRKIGSFDETCTRFYSAEIVCALEYLHKKGIIHRDLKPENILLNEEMHIQITDFGTAKQLSSDSKQARANSFVGTAQYVSPELLTEKSACKSSDLWALGCIIYQLVAGLPPFRAGNEYLIFQKIIKLEYEFPEKFFPKAKDLVEQLLSLDPSKRLGCEEMGGYDPLRQHPFFDTISWSDLHLQTPPKLTPYLPAMSEDDEDCYGNYDDLLSQFSNMQVAPSSSSHSLSPHDSAPPQRSSSNIEQYIHDLDNNSFELDLLFTEEEKKLLLDKQTNGNPWHQFVENNLILKMGPVDKRKGLFARRRQLLLTEGPHLYYVDPVNRVLKGEIPWSSELRPEAKNFKTFFVHTPNRTYYLMDPSGNADRWCKKIQEVWRKIYQRHQNPGL; via the exons TATGATGTTGTGCCCATTCAGCCCAACGTTGCCATCTGTTCCTGCTCACATCCATCAATGGCCAGAAACCACCCTGACTCCTGTTCGCCACTCGCCATCCCGAGCACAAGCAGCAGTCACTGCCCCAACATGGAGGGCTCATCCCCGCAGCCCTGCGCCGTAGGAGCGCCCAGTGGCTCCCAGAGCGCCGACGGCCACGTGCAGCCGGCCGCCCAGACACTGCAACCACGCAAGAAGAAGCCCGAGGACTTCAAGTTTGGCAAGATTCTGGGAGAGGGCTCCTTCTCAACG GTTGTTCTTGCAAGAGAGTTGGCCACAGCGAAAGAATATGCAA TTAAGATTTTAGAGAAGCGCCACATTATGAAGGAGAACAAAGTCCAGTACGTGAAAAGAGAACGAGATTTGATGTCAAATCTTGAACACCCGTTCTTTGTAAAGCTCTACTTCACATTTCAAGACGATGAGAAGTTGT ATTTTGGTCTTAGCTACGCTAAGAACGGGGAACTGCTAAAATACATTCGCAAAATTGGTTCGTTTGATGAGACCTGTACACGGTTCTACTCGGCCGAAATAGTTTGTGCTCTagaatatttacacaaaaaggGGATAATTCACAG agatttgaaaccagaaaatattcttttgaacgAGGAGATGCACATCCAGATAACAGATTTTGGAACAGCGAAACAGTTATCGTCTGACAGTAAACAAG caaGAGCAAACTCCTTTGTTGGGACAGCGCAGTACGTGTCTCCAGAGCTGCTAACAGAAAAATCAGCCTGCAAGAg CTCTGATCTGTGGGCTTTGGGGTGTATTATCTATCAGCTGGTAGCTGGTTTACCACCATTCAGAGCTGG AAACGAGTACCTAATATTCCAGAAAATAATAAAGCTGGAGTACGAGTTCCCAGAAAAATTCTTCCCCAAAGCCAAGGATCTAGTTGAGCAACTTCTG TCACTGGACCCATCCAAGCGGCTCGGATGTGAAGAGATGGGAGGGTACGACCCGCTGAGGCAGCATCCCTTCTTCGACACCATTTCCTGGAGTGACTTACACTTGCAGACGCCCCCAAAGCTCACACCTTACCTGCCAGCGATGTCTGAAGACGATGAGGACTGCTACGGGAAT TACGACGACCTCCTGAGCCAGTTCAGCAACATGCAGGTGGCGCCGTCAAGCTCGTCGCATTCCCTGTCGCCGCACGATTCGGCGCCGCCGCAGCGATCCAGCAGCAACATCGAGCAGTACATCCACGACCTGGACAACAACTCGTTTGAGCTGGACCTGCTGTtcactgaggaagaaaagaaattattgCTGGACAAACAGACCAATGGGAACCCTTG GCATCAGTTTGTGGAGAATAATCTGATCCTGAAGATGGGACCAGTGGATAAACGCAAG GGCCTGTTCGCCCGCCGGAGGCAGCTGCTGCTGACCGAAGGGCCACACCTGTACTACGTGGATCCCGTCAACCGGGTCCTGAAGGGGGAGATCCCCTGGTCCTCCGAGCTGCGCCCCGAGGCCAAAAACTTCAAAACCTTCTTCGTTCACACG CCGAACCGGACGTACTACCTGATGGACCCCAGCGGAAACGCCGACCGGTGGTGCAAGAAGATCCAGGAAGTGTGGAGAAAGATCTACCAGAGGCACCAAAACCCAGGCCTATAG
- the kctd5b gene encoding BTB/POZ domain-containing protein KCTD5 isoform X2, producing the protein MAENSSETSGSVHRRCPTHSSPGVGASKWIRLNVGGTYFLTTRQTLCRDPKSFLFRLSQADPELDSDKDETGAYLIDRDPTYFGPVLNYLRHGKLVLNRDLAEEGVLEEAEFYNITSLIKLIKDKIRERDCKTSQVPVKHVYRVLQCQEEELTQMVSTMSDGWKFEQLVSIGSSYNYGNEDQAEFLCVVSKELHNQSYGTNSEPSEKAKILQERGSRM; encoded by the exons ATGGCAGAGAACAGCTCCGAGACAAGCGGCTCCGTACACCGGAGATGTCCGACCCATTCTTCCCCGGGGGTCGGAGCCTCCAAGTGGATCCGGCTAAATGTCGGAGGGACGTATTTTTTAACAACGAGGCAGACGCTGTGCCGAGACCCGAAATCCTTTCTGTTCAGGCTGAGCCAGGCTGATCCGGAGCTCGATTCCGACAAG GATGAAACTGGTGCCTATCTCATCGACAGAGACCCCACTTACTTTGGGCCAGTGCTGAACTACCTGAGGCATGGCAAACTGGTGCTCAACCGGGACTTGGCGGAGGAAG GAGTTTTGGAGGAAGCCGAGTTCTATAACATCACATCATTAATAAAACTCATCAAGGACAAGATCAGGGAACGGGACTGCAAAACATCACAG GTTCCAGTGAAGCACGTGTACCGGGTTCTCCAGTgccaggaggaggagctgaCCCAGATGGTGTCCACCATGTCTGACGGCTGGAAGTTCGAGCAG CTCGTCAGCATCGGTTCCTCCTATAACTATGGAAACGAAGACCAGGCCGAGTTCCTGTGCGTGGTTTCCAAGGAGCTGCACAACCAGTCGTACGGGACCAACAGCGAGCCCAGCGAGAAGGCAAAG ATTCTCCAGGAGCGAGGATCCCGGATGTGA
- the kctd5b gene encoding BTB/POZ domain-containing protein KCTD5 isoform X1 → MAENSSETSGSVHRRCPTHSSPGVGASKWIRLNVGGTYFLTTRQTLCRDPKSFLFRLSQADPELDSDKDETGAYLIDRDPTYFGPVLNYLRHGKLVLNRDLAEEGVLEEAEFYNITSLIKLIKDKIRERDCKTSQVPVKHVYRVLQCQEEELTQMVSTMSDGWKFEQLVSIGYGRAHQAEYLLIVSREVKGEESALPNNSGELVSIGSSYNYGNEDQAEFLCVVSKELHNQSYGTNSEPSEKAKILQERGSRM, encoded by the exons ATGGCAGAGAACAGCTCCGAGACAAGCGGCTCCGTACACCGGAGATGTCCGACCCATTCTTCCCCGGGGGTCGGAGCCTCCAAGTGGATCCGGCTAAATGTCGGAGGGACGTATTTTTTAACAACGAGGCAGACGCTGTGCCGAGACCCGAAATCCTTTCTGTTCAGGCTGAGCCAGGCTGATCCGGAGCTCGATTCCGACAAG GATGAAACTGGTGCCTATCTCATCGACAGAGACCCCACTTACTTTGGGCCAGTGCTGAACTACCTGAGGCATGGCAAACTGGTGCTCAACCGGGACTTGGCGGAGGAAG GAGTTTTGGAGGAAGCCGAGTTCTATAACATCACATCATTAATAAAACTCATCAAGGACAAGATCAGGGAACGGGACTGCAAAACATCACAG GTTCCAGTGAAGCACGTGTACCGGGTTCTCCAGTgccaggaggaggagctgaCCCAGATGGTGTCCACCATGTCTGACGGCTGGAAGTTCGAGCAG CTTGTCAGTATAGGTTACGGGCGGGCCCACCAGGCAGAGTATCTGCTGATTGTGTCAAGGGAGGTGAAGGGAGAGGAGTCTGCTTTGCCAAACAACAGCGGAGAG CTCGTCAGCATCGGTTCCTCCTATAACTATGGAAACGAAGACCAGGCCGAGTTCCTGTGCGTGGTTTCCAAGGAGCTGCACAACCAGTCGTACGGGACCAACAGCGAGCCCAGCGAGAAGGCAAAG ATTCTCCAGGAGCGAGGATCCCGGATGTGA